In a single window of the Dysgonomonas mossii genome:
- the rpmB gene encoding 50S ribosomal protein L28 has product MSKICQITGKKAMVGNNVSHSNRKTKRKFNVNLFRKKFYWVEEDCWISLNVSAAGLRTINKIGLDAALKRAAEDGFLNA; this is encoded by the coding sequence ATGTCCAAGATTTGTCAAATTACAGGAAAGAAAGCTATGGTTGGCAATAATGTTTCTCACTCAAACAGAAAGACTAAGAGAAAATTTAATGTCAATCTTTTCAGAAAAAAATTCTACTGGGTAGAAGAAGATTGTTGGATCAGCCTGAATGTTTCTGCTGCCGGTCTTCGTACAATCAATAAAATTGGATTGGATGCTGCGCTTAAAAGAGCGGCTGAAGATGGTTTTTTGAACGCATAA